The following are from one region of the Ruficoccus sp. ZRK36 genome:
- a CDS encoding NAD(P)H-hydrate dehydratase → MPIAHPILSTDESLELERVLLPSRELQWTAMNHAGRAVGRVILEDFGELTAMPSRLRLLVLVGKGHNGGDALLAADEILKRHGGAEVQVLLRSDKKELRSLTLRPLDDLLKSSRASLCNELSYRQEAFDIVIDGLLGMQFRPPLREDLATLLSEVNARTGIRFRAAVDLPSGLGDPEAFQADFTYATGIAKTPLFDPANAAKIGRLRYLDIGFFQLPYEGKRCCAENILPDGALAELAGLRSPLCDKRTYGHLFVLSGSRSYPGALLMSVKAALSSGVGLLTAFAPESLCAQYAAAVPEAMWVPWPETPEGGLALEGWHLLQERLPRADAILCGSGIGREPETLQLVKDLVERTELPLVLDADALQPEMAHAAAARPANAGSVILTPHMGEFMRLAGRESAEYSHEALMDFSKIHRVVTILKGPHTHICDGAQVALSPRGGPVLARGGSGDILAGITGGLLAQRPGEPFETACRAPLWHGAAADRLARTKGQISVHTTDLLDHLGPVLREIF, encoded by the coding sequence ATGCCGATTGCCCATCCCATTCTCTCGACCGACGAATCCCTGGAGCTGGAGCGGGTGCTCCTGCCCAGCCGTGAGCTGCAGTGGACTGCGATGAACCACGCCGGGCGTGCCGTCGGGCGGGTGATTTTGGAGGACTTTGGCGAGTTGACGGCGATGCCCTCGCGTCTGCGGTTGCTGGTGCTGGTGGGCAAGGGGCATAACGGCGGGGACGCGCTGCTGGCTGCTGATGAGATCCTCAAGCGTCACGGCGGGGCTGAGGTGCAGGTGCTGTTGCGCTCGGATAAAAAAGAACTGCGCAGCCTCACGCTGCGTCCGCTGGACGATCTGTTAAAAAGCTCGCGCGCGAGTCTGTGTAACGAGCTCAGCTACCGGCAGGAAGCCTTTGACATCGTGATCGACGGGCTGCTCGGGATGCAGTTCCGACCACCCCTGCGCGAAGACCTCGCCACGCTCCTGTCCGAGGTCAATGCCCGCACGGGTATCCGCTTCCGTGCTGCGGTGGACTTGCCCAGCGGGCTGGGGGACCCGGAGGCGTTTCAGGCGGACTTTACCTACGCGACCGGGATTGCGAAAACCCCGCTCTTTGACCCGGCCAACGCCGCCAAGATCGGCCGTTTGCGCTATCTCGATATCGGTTTCTTTCAGCTTCCCTACGAGGGGAAGCGTTGCTGCGCGGAGAATATTCTGCCGGACGGTGCCCTGGCCGAGCTGGCGGGGCTGCGCTCACCGCTCTGCGACAAGCGCACCTACGGGCATCTTTTCGTGCTCAGTGGCTCGCGCTCGTATCCGGGGGCCCTGCTGATGAGCGTCAAGGCCGCGCTCAGCTCCGGGGTGGGTCTGTTGACCGCCTTTGCGCCGGAGTCGCTCTGCGCCCAGTACGCTGCCGCCGTACCCGAGGCTATGTGGGTGCCCTGGCCGGAAACTCCGGAGGGCGGACTTGCACTGGAGGGCTGGCATCTGCTGCAGGAGAGGCTGCCCCGCGCCGACGCTATCCTGTGCGGCTCGGGTATCGGGCGTGAGCCGGAGACCCTGCAACTGGTCAAGGACCTCGTCGAGCGCACCGAGCTGCCGCTGGTGCTCGACGCCGACGCGCTGCAACCGGAGATGGCGCACGCCGCTGCTGCCCGTCCCGCCAACGCCGGGTCGGTCATCCTCACGCCGCACATGGGCGAGTTTATGCGGTTGGCCGGGCGTGAGAGCGCCGAGTATTCGCATGAGGCGTTGATGGATTTTTCAAAAATACACCGCGTCGTCACGATCCTGAAGGGGCCGCACACGCACATTTGCGACGGCGCGCAGGTCGCGCTCAGCCCCCGTGGTGGGCCAGTGCTGGCTCGTGGTGGCAGTGGCGATATCCTTGCCGGGATTACGGGCGGACTGCTCGCACAGCGCCCCGGTGAGCCTTTTGAGACAGCCTGTCGGGCACCTCTGTGGCATGGGGCTGCGGCGGACCGGCTGGCACGGACAAAGGGGCAGATCAGTGTCCACACCACCGACCTGCTCGACCACCTCGGGCCGGTCCTGCGGGAGATTTTTTAG
- a CDS encoding choloylglycine hydrolase family protein produces MCTSLTYATRDGFHFLARTMDFAFVLEGTPHVHPRRFGWRSQSGEEHRGRYGFVGAGRELEQFFFADGVNEKGLAVCELYFPDEASYAPELVAGKVNLAPHELVTWLLSEIGSVQELRARFEALALVSYEFKLLGTVLPLHFIVSDSTGACVVIEPTADGLKLKENPAGVMTNSPELEWHLKNLNNLLGLRPENPPETPLGTLTLKPFGQGAGTLGLPGGYTPPERFLRTAFLREYTERPAGAEAGVAAILGILNPVTIPKGVNLKPGGVPDYTQYRSVMSLSERAYYFNNYGTNEVLRVVLTEMLLESKTPQAFPAKKEMVFTHPS; encoded by the coding sequence ATGTGTACGAGCCTGACCTACGCCACCCGGGACGGTTTCCATTTCCTGGCCCGGACCATGGACTTTGCCTTCGTTTTGGAGGGGACGCCGCACGTGCACCCGAGGCGTTTCGGCTGGCGCAGCCAGAGTGGGGAGGAGCACCGGGGGCGCTACGGGTTTGTCGGTGCGGGGCGCGAGCTGGAGCAGTTTTTTTTCGCCGACGGCGTAAATGAAAAGGGTCTCGCCGTGTGCGAACTATACTTCCCCGATGAGGCGAGCTATGCGCCCGAGCTGGTGGCTGGAAAGGTCAACCTCGCCCCTCACGAGCTGGTGACGTGGCTGCTGAGCGAGATTGGCAGTGTGCAGGAGCTGCGCGCGCGCTTCGAGGCGCTGGCGCTGGTTTCCTACGAGTTCAAACTTCTCGGCACCGTGCTGCCGCTGCACTTTATCGTCAGCGACTCGACCGGGGCCTGCGTGGTGATTGAGCCGACTGCCGACGGCCTCAAGCTCAAGGAAAACCCGGCGGGCGTCATGACAAACAGTCCCGAGCTGGAGTGGCATTTAAAAAACCTCAATAACCTGCTGGGCCTGCGCCCGGAGAATCCCCCTGAGACCCCGCTCGGTACGCTTACCTTGAAGCCCTTCGGGCAGGGGGCGGGTACGCTCGGCCTGCCCGGTGGTTATACGCCCCCGGAGCGTTTTCTGCGCACGGCCTTTCTGCGTGAGTACACAGAGCGGCCCGCAGGCGCGGAAGCCGGTGTGGCGGCCATCCTGGGCATTCTCAACCCTGTCACCATCCCCAAGGGGGTGAACCTCAAGCCCGGGGGCGTCCCGGACTATACGCAGTATCGCAGCGTCATGAGCCTGAGCGAGCGCGCGTACTACTTTAACAACTACGGGACGAATGAAGTCCTGCGCGTGGTCCTCACGGAGATGCTGCTGGAGAGCAAAACCCCGCAGGCATTCCCGGCGAAGAAAGAGATGGTGTTTACACACCCGTCTTGA
- a CDS encoding A/G-specific adenine glycosylase, with translation MSAPDVIRNHRAFQAALGRWYEQNHRKLPWRTQPSLYRTVVSEFMLQQTQVNTVLPYFDAWMKQFPDFEALAAADEDTVVKAWEGLGYYRRARNLLALARAYVDADPKPVTASEWQALPGVGPYTAAAIASISHHEEIAVIDGNVVRILTRILDDRTAYKDASQAARQLVGQANQLIKGASSPGDHNQAMMELGATVCTRGNPLCPLCPVQAYCRSHLTGEAELLPIFAKRNTVYRQINRCWLERDGKLLLQKAPSDSARLAGMHELPEGRLLKCDYDKAPLILSKKRGIANELIEERIYALAGDTPVPDSPHLLWADIDELDQLTLSGPHRRWVSEILGTRKQELFPGA, from the coding sequence GTGAGCGCCCCCGATGTCATCCGCAATCACCGGGCCTTCCAGGCAGCCCTTGGGCGTTGGTACGAGCAGAACCACCGCAAGCTGCCATGGCGTACGCAGCCGAGCCTCTACCGGACCGTGGTCTCGGAGTTCATGCTCCAGCAGACGCAGGTAAACACCGTGCTGCCGTACTTCGATGCGTGGATGAAGCAGTTCCCGGACTTTGAAGCGCTGGCCGCCGCCGACGAGGATACCGTGGTCAAGGCCTGGGAAGGACTCGGGTACTACCGGCGCGCCCGTAATCTGCTGGCGCTCGCCCGCGCCTACGTAGACGCCGACCCCAAGCCCGTGACCGCCAGTGAGTGGCAGGCGCTGCCCGGCGTCGGCCCGTACACCGCAGCGGCCATTGCCAGCATCAGCCACCACGAGGAGATAGCCGTCATCGACGGTAATGTCGTACGCATCCTCACCCGTATCCTTGACGACCGCACCGCCTACAAGGACGCCTCACAGGCGGCCCGGCAGCTTGTCGGTCAGGCGAACCAGCTCATCAAGGGAGCGTCCAGTCCCGGCGACCACAACCAGGCCATGATGGAGCTCGGAGCAACCGTCTGCACCCGGGGTAATCCCCTGTGCCCGCTCTGCCCTGTGCAGGCCTACTGCCGCAGCCACCTCACCGGCGAGGCCGAGCTGCTCCCCATCTTCGCCAAACGCAATACCGTCTACCGCCAGATCAACCGCTGCTGGCTGGAGCGCGACGGCAAGCTCCTGCTGCAAAAGGCCCCCAGCGACTCCGCCCGCCTGGCCGGGATGCATGAGCTGCCCGAGGGACGCCTGCTCAAGTGCGACTACGACAAGGCACCCCTGATTTTAAGTAAAAAGCGCGGCATCGCCAACGAACTCATCGAGGAGCGCATCTATGCCCTCGCCGGCGATACCCCCGTCCCCGACTCCCCGCACCTGCTCTGGGCCGACATCGACGAGCTCGACCAGCTCACCCTCTCAGGCCCCCACCGCCGCTGGGTCAGCGAGATCCTCGGTACCCGCAAGCAGGAACTCTTTCCCGGTGCCTGA
- the dprA gene encoding DNA-processing protein DprA, with protein MTTELTRAQATLVLNGLSGIGPVTLRRLFDCFGDDPRVILGAGVSALRQVPGVGPETARLLANWSEHFDLGKEEEKLAKGGVSFIPAESAEYPPLLREIYDPPIGLYKKGPLEFSRKTVAIVGSRHTTLYGQGVARRLAGDLARLGICVASGLARGIDTAAHEGALEAGGPTVAVLGCGLDIIYPPENIELYRRLENSGAILSEFRLGTRATKNTFPMRNRLLSGMSLAVIVVESDEHGGSMITARMAAEQNRQVFAVPGRIDQPSSRGCHQLIRDGATLLTCVEDLLEELQFSGEQLSIPGLDGEGSAGQKTAASSGPPVDLSGDEARIYGYLREGGLCAPDTIAESLDLPMPSVAATLMMLELKKCVVKRADGTFEARG; from the coding sequence ATGACTACCGAACTCACCCGCGCTCAGGCTACGCTCGTGCTCAACGGCCTCTCCGGTATTGGCCCGGTCACGCTGCGGCGGCTATTTGACTGCTTTGGGGACGACCCGCGCGTCATCCTCGGTGCTGGCGTGAGCGCACTGAGGCAGGTGCCCGGTGTCGGCCCGGAGACAGCCCGTCTGCTGGCCAACTGGAGCGAGCACTTTGACCTGGGTAAAGAGGAGGAAAAACTCGCCAAGGGTGGGGTGAGCTTCATCCCGGCCGAGAGTGCGGAGTACCCGCCGCTGCTGCGGGAGATTTACGACCCGCCCATTGGTTTATATAAAAAAGGGCCGCTGGAGTTTTCGCGTAAGACGGTGGCGATCGTGGGTAGCCGGCACACCACGCTTTATGGGCAGGGGGTCGCGCGGCGTCTGGCCGGAGACCTCGCGCGTCTGGGGATCTGCGTGGCCAGTGGACTGGCCAGAGGTATCGACACCGCCGCCCACGAGGGGGCGTTGGAGGCGGGCGGGCCGACGGTGGCCGTGCTTGGCTGCGGGCTGGACATCATTTATCCGCCGGAAAATATCGAGCTCTACCGCCGTCTGGAAAACAGCGGGGCCATTCTCTCGGAGTTCCGACTCGGCACGCGTGCGACGAAGAACACTTTCCCCATGCGCAACCGCTTGCTCTCGGGCATGAGTCTCGCCGTCATCGTGGTCGAGAGTGACGAGCATGGCGGCAGCATGATCACCGCGCGCATGGCCGCCGAGCAGAACCGCCAGGTCTTCGCCGTGCCGGGGCGCATCGACCAGCCCTCCAGCCGGGGGTGCCACCAGCTCATCCGCGACGGGGCGACCCTGTTGACGTGCGTCGAGGATTTGCTGGAGGAGCTGCAGTTCTCCGGCGAGCAGCTTTCCATCCCCGGTCTGGACGGGGAGGGGAGTGCCGGGCAAAAAACAGCTGCATCCTCCGGGCCACCGGTTGACCTCAGCGGGGACGAAGCCCGGATTTATGGCTACTTGCGTGAAGGGGGACTGTGCGCTCCCGACACTATCGCCGAAAGTCTCGACCTGCCGATGCCCTCCGTCGCCGCCACCCTCATGATGCTCGAACTCAAAAAGTGCGTCGTCAAACGCGCTGACGGCACCTTCGAGGCGCGGGGATAG
- the acpS gene encoding holo-ACP synthase, producing the protein MKIELEEGGIVLGLGTDLVDVERIQRSHERHGERFLKRLYTAVEQEYCLSQSNPYPHLAARFAAKEAVSKAFSTGIGAEFAWTSVSVEHGSRMQPIAVLDDKARALLEAVGGTNVLLSLSHTATIGHAVALIVRRQD; encoded by the coding sequence ATGAAGATCGAACTCGAAGAAGGCGGCATCGTACTCGGGCTCGGCACCGATCTGGTCGATGTGGAGCGCATCCAGCGTTCGCACGAGCGCCATGGGGAGCGTTTCCTCAAGCGCCTGTACACCGCAGTCGAACAGGAGTACTGCCTCTCGCAGAGCAACCCGTACCCGCATCTGGCCGCACGTTTCGCCGCCAAGGAAGCCGTCTCCAAAGCCTTCTCGACCGGCATCGGGGCAGAGTTCGCGTGGACCTCGGTCAGCGTGGAGCACGGCTCGCGCATGCAGCCGATTGCTGTCCTCGATGATAAAGCTCGCGCACTGCTGGAGGCTGTCGGCGGGACTAATGTCCTACTCTCGCTCTCGCACACCGCCACCATCGGGCACGCTGTCGCCCTCATCGTCCGCCGCCAGGACTAA
- the rpsU gene encoding 30S ribosomal protein S21: protein MPVEVRIRKGETMEKALRRLKKKLDREGIIRDVRANRYFEKPSEVKRRKNKASAFSNMLRQRYENQ, encoded by the coding sequence ATGCCCGTAGAAGTCAGAATCCGCAAAGGCGAGACCATGGAGAAGGCTCTCCGCCGCCTCAAGAAGAAGCTGGACCGCGAAGGTATCATCCGCGACGTCCGTGCCAACCGCTATTTCGAGAAGCCCTCGGAAGTAAAGCGCCGTAAGAACAAGGCTTCCGCGTTCAGCAATATGCTGCGCCAGCGCTACGAGAATCAGTAA
- a CDS encoding ribonuclease HII yields the protein MKNNRHLWEHDCALIAAQGALAGVDEAGRGALAGPVVAAAFCPGEGFFEDSGLGELCSDITDSKLLKPAHREEILARLEGWRNEGRVAFAAAAGTVQEIDELNILGATRLAMTRALESLRRELPRAESEAMPLFEQVAPAARLHILIDGKPLKKFPYAHAALVKGDSRSLCIAAASIVAKVTRDRLMVELDAAFPAYGFAGHKGYGTPAHCEALRQYGPSPHHRALFLRKVLK from the coding sequence ATGAAAAATAACCGCCACCTGTGGGAGCACGACTGCGCGTTGATAGCGGCGCAGGGGGCGCTGGCCGGGGTGGACGAGGCCGGGCGCGGCGCTTTGGCCGGGCCGGTGGTGGCGGCGGCGTTTTGCCCCGGAGAAGGCTTTTTCGAAGACAGCGGGCTGGGCGAGCTTTGCTCCGACATCACCGACTCTAAACTGCTCAAGCCTGCGCACCGGGAGGAGATTTTGGCCCGACTGGAAGGCTGGCGCAACGAGGGGCGGGTGGCCTTTGCCGCGGCCGCAGGAACGGTGCAGGAGATTGACGAGCTGAACATCCTCGGGGCGACCCGGCTGGCCATGACGCGGGCACTGGAGTCACTCCGGCGCGAGCTCCCCCGCGCCGAGTCCGAGGCGATGCCGCTCTTTGAGCAGGTCGCACCTGCTGCCCGCCTACACATCCTGATCGACGGTAAGCCCCTGAAAAAGTTTCCCTACGCGCACGCCGCACTGGTCAAGGGGGACAGCCGCAGCTTGTGCATTGCGGCGGCCTCCATCGTCGCCAAGGTGACGCGCGACCGGCTCATGGTCGAGCTGGACGCGGCGTTCCCGGCCTACGGCTTCGCCGGGCATAAGGGCTACGGGACCCCCGCACACTGCGAGGCGCTTCGCCAGTACGGCCCCAGTCCGCACCACCGGGCGCTTTTTCTGCGTAAGGTGCTAAAATAG
- a CDS encoding pyridoxine 5'-phosphate synthase, with product MQSPDILLGVNIDHSATLRQARYRDNALDRGKMVEPDPVEIALHAQRAGADAITMHLREDRRHIQDSDLHLMRKMIQVPLNLEMACTTEMIEIALQVKPEVVLLVPEGRNEVTTEGGLDVAANQAAITDAVKRFSDAGIATSLFIDPDSAQIQASVETGCAYVELHTGAFAHAFYETPEQAKAELERLRHGAVRAHEGGLKVNAGHGINYVNIRLARELPHLHEMNIGHSIMCRALVTGITEAVREMKALMNGKLR from the coding sequence ATGCAATCCCCAGACATTCTTCTCGGCGTCAATATCGACCACAGCGCTACTCTCCGCCAGGCGCGCTATCGGGACAATGCGCTCGACCGCGGCAAGATGGTCGAGCCGGACCCGGTCGAGATCGCCCTGCACGCCCAGCGCGCCGGGGCCGACGCCATCACCATGCACCTGCGCGAAGATCGCCGCCACATCCAGGACAGTGACCTGCACCTGATGCGCAAGATGATCCAGGTGCCGCTCAATCTCGAAATGGCCTGCACGACGGAGATGATCGAGATCGCCCTGCAGGTGAAGCCGGAGGTCGTGCTGCTCGTGCCCGAGGGCCGTAATGAGGTCACGACCGAGGGTGGGCTGGACGTTGCCGCTAATCAGGCTGCGATCACCGATGCGGTGAAGCGCTTCTCAGACGCCGGTATCGCCACCAGTCTTTTTATCGACCCGGACTCTGCGCAGATTCAGGCCTCGGTCGAGACGGGTTGTGCTTATGTTGAGCTGCACACCGGCGCCTTTGCCCATGCTTTTTACGAAACGCCCGAGCAGGCCAAGGCTGAGCTTGAGCGCCTGCGCCACGGTGCGGTACGTGCTCACGAGGGCGGGCTCAAGGTCAATGCCGGGCACGGCATCAACTACGTCAACATCCGGCTCGCACGCGAGCTTCCGCACCTGCACGAGATGAATATCGGGCACAGCATCATGTGCCGCGCACTCGTCACCGGCATCACCGAGGCTGTGCGCGAGATGAAGGCCCTGATGAACGGGAAACTGCGATGA
- a CDS encoding histidine triad nucleotide-binding protein translates to MSEKTLFEKIIDREIPAKIAYEDDKCIAIHDIDPKAPTHLLVIPKRVIPRIAEATASDAELLGHLLLTAQKLGSEHGPEGFRIVINNGPHGGETVPHLHVHLLAGRPLEWPPG, encoded by the coding sequence ATGTCCGAGAAAACCCTCTTTGAAAAGATCATCGACCGGGAGATTCCGGCCAAGATCGCCTACGAGGACGATAAGTGCATCGCCATTCACGACATCGATCCGAAGGCGCCGACGCACCTCCTCGTCATCCCCAAGCGCGTCATCCCGCGCATCGCCGAGGCCACCGCGAGCGACGCCGAACTGCTCGGCCACCTGCTGCTAACCGCGCAAAAGCTCGGCTCCGAGCACGGCCCGGAGGGCTTCCGCATCGTGATCAACAACGGCCCCCATGGCGGCGAAACCGTCCCCCACCTGCACGTGCATCTACTCGCGGGTCGTCCCCTCGAGTGGCCCCCCGGCTGA
- the rnhC gene encoding ribonuclease HIII gives MAKTDDSEPKKKTLYTIKLDDAQMDQVKAWCDKRLWSFYEVDYARFAFKGDGVNIVGYASGKLVVQGKKTEDWVTYVLEGEITHDPKLGYDEVLNPEWFETHAGLDESGKGDLFGPLISACVIADKAMIEKWREAGLQDSKKITSDAAIYRLEKLIRQTKGVVIETTWAGMAKYNQLYKKFGNNLNKLLAWMHAKSCENALAKRHVPWGLLDQFSKQPLVQRQLKVEDFELRMRTKAESDPVVAAASVIARAEYVRQMEKLSDQAGFKLSKGASATVKKQGKQLVEKFGPDCLGDYAKLHFRTAYEVLGLPVPEKQPWQRY, from the coding sequence ATGGCGAAGACCGACGACAGCGAACCGAAGAAAAAGACCCTCTACACGATCAAGCTCGATGACGCGCAGATGGACCAGGTGAAGGCCTGGTGCGACAAGCGCCTGTGGAGCTTTTACGAGGTCGATTACGCGCGCTTCGCCTTCAAGGGCGACGGCGTGAACATCGTCGGCTACGCCAGCGGAAAGCTCGTGGTGCAGGGCAAGAAGACCGAGGATTGGGTGACCTATGTGCTGGAGGGTGAGATCACCCACGATCCGAAGCTCGGCTACGACGAGGTGCTCAACCCCGAATGGTTCGAGACCCACGCCGGGCTCGACGAAAGCGGTAAGGGCGACCTCTTCGGCCCGCTCATCTCGGCCTGTGTCATCGCTGACAAGGCCATGATCGAGAAGTGGCGCGAGGCGGGCCTGCAGGACTCCAAAAAGATCACCTCGGACGCCGCCATCTACCGGCTGGAGAAACTCATCCGCCAGACCAAGGGCGTGGTCATCGAGACGACCTGGGCCGGCATGGCCAAATACAACCAGCTTTATAAGAAATTTGGCAACAATCTGAACAAGCTGTTGGCCTGGATGCACGCCAAGTCCTGCGAGAACGCCCTGGCCAAGCGCCATGTGCCGTGGGGGCTGCTCGACCAGTTCAGCAAGCAGCCGCTGGTGCAGCGCCAGCTCAAGGTCGAGGACTTCGAGCTGCGCATGCGGACCAAGGCCGAGTCGGACCCCGTGGTCGCGGCGGCCTCCGTCATCGCCCGTGCCGAGTACGTGCGGCAGATGGAGAAGCTCTCCGATCAGGCCGGGTTCAAGCTCAGCAAGGGGGCCAGCGCCACCGTTAAAAAGCAGGGCAAGCAACTGGTGGAAAAGTTCGGCCCCGACTGCCTCGGCGACTACGCCAAGCTGCACTTCCGCACTGCCTACGAGGTGCTCGGCCTGCCCGTCCCCGAGAAACAGCCCTGGCAGCGGTACTAG